The proteins below come from a single Eremothecium sinecaudum strain ATCC 58844 chromosome II, complete sequence genomic window:
- the TPS1 gene encoding alpha,alpha-trehalose-phosphate synthase (UDP-forming) TPS1 (Syntenic homolog of Ashbya gossypii ADL378W; Syntenic homolog of Saccharomyces cerevisiae YBR126C (TPS1)), with product MSESANGKEIEPLKTSHGNSLTKSENIEKENVVNDVIVVSNRLPVTIKKNAETGEYTYSMSSGGLVTALQGLKKSTTFQWYGWPGLEIPDEDKEKVKADLLKNFNAIPIFLSDELADLHYNGFSNSILWPLFHYHPGEINFDEQAWLAYNEANLAFAREIQMNIKENDIVWVHDYHLMLLPELIRNYINETKKLQNVKLGWFLHTPFPSSEIYRILPVRQEILRGVLSCDLVGFHTYDYARHFLSAVQRVLNVNTLPNGVEFGGRFVNVAAFPIGIDVDNFTEGLKQESVIARVKQLKETFKDCKIIVGVDRLDYIKGVPHKLHAMEVFLNEHPEWIGKVVLVQVAVPSRGDVEEYQYLRTMVNELVGRINGQFGTVEFVPIHFMHKSIPFSELISLYSVSDVCLVSSTRDGMNLVSYEYIACQQEIKGTLILSEFTGAAQSLNSAIIVNPWNTDELSEAIHESLTLPTEKREANWEKLYKYISKYTSAFWGENFVQELQKLTAQR from the coding sequence ATGAGTGAATCAGCAAATGGTAAAGAAATTGAACCTTTGAAGACTAGTCATGGCAATAGTCTCACAAAGAGTGAAAACATTGAGAAGGAAAATGTAGTCAATGATGTTATTGTTGTATCGAATAGGCTACCTGTAActataaaaaaaaatgcAGAAACTGGTGAATATACGTATTCTATGTCATCAGGTGGATTGGTTACTGCTCTTCAAGGTCTAAAAAAATCAACCACGTTCCAGTGGTATGGTTGGCCAGGTCTTGAGATACCTGATGAAGATAAGGAAAAGGTTAAGGCTGATCTTTTAAAGAATTTCAATGCTATTCCTATATTTTTAAGTGATGAACTAGCCGACCTACATTATAATGGATTTAGTAATTCTATACTTTGGCCGTTGTTTCACTATCACCCTGGCGAGATTAATTTTGATGAGCAAGCGTGGTTAGCTTACAACGAGGCCAACCTGGCATTTGCTCGAGAGATCCAGATGAATATCAAGGAGAACGATATTGTTTGGGTTCACGATTATCACCTAATGCTATTACCCGAGTTAATTAGGAACTATATCAATGAAACCAAGAAATTGCAAAATGTGAAGTTAGGTTGGTTTTTGCATACGCCGTTCCCATCGTCCGAGATCTATCGTATTCTTCCTGTAAGACAAGAGATATTGCGCGGTGTTTTAAGTTGTGATTTGGTGGGTTTTCACACTTACGACTACGCTCGCCACTTTTTGTCTGCTGTTCAAAGAGTGTTGAATGTCAATACGCTTCCCAATGGGGTAGAGTTTGGGGGCCGCTTTGTTAATGTTGCCGCGTTCCCCATTGGTATAGATGTTGATAACTTTACGGAGGGTCTCAAGCAGGAATCTGTTATTGCTAGGGTTAAGCAATTAAAGGAAACCTTTAAGGACTGTAAGATAATAGTTGGTGTTGATAGACTAGATTACATTAAGGGTGTTCCACATAAACTACATGCTATGGAGGTGTTTTTGAACGAGCATCCTGAGTGGATTGGGAAGGTTGTTTTGGTTCAGGTTGCAGTCCCAAGTCGTGGTGATGTTGAGGAATATCAATACTTGAGAACGATGGTTAACGAGCTGGTTGGAAGAATCAATGGGCAATTTGGTACCGTGGAATTTGTTCCTATCCATTTCATGCATAAGTCTATCCCATTCAGCGAGTTGATCTCTCTATACTCGGTTAGCGATGTCTGTTTGGTTTCTTCCACTCGTGATGGTATGAATTTGGTCTCGTATGAATACATTGCCTGTCAGCAGGAGATAAAGGGCACCTTGATTTTAAGTGAATTCACTGGAGCTGCTCAATCTCTAAACAGTGCGATCATAGTTAACCCCTGGAATACGGATGAGCTTTCCGAGGCAATTCACGAATCTCTAACTCTACCAACCGAAAAGAGAGAGGCCAATTGGGAGAAACTCTACAAATATATCTCTAAATATACGAGTGCTTTCTGGGGCGAGAACTTTGTCCAGGAGTTGCAAAAGCTGACTGCACAAAGGTAG